The following coding sequences lie in one Zingiber officinale cultivar Zhangliang chromosome 2B, Zo_v1.1, whole genome shotgun sequence genomic window:
- the LOC122046395 gene encoding SKP1-interacting partner 15-like has product MRVCRAAGEEVAAGAEEAEAACPIQLLPQDALHNVLGRLPLHQALACRPVSRLFLDALSSPPFLSSLPSLRLLALRHPRAASAPHPSLHAFDPDLRRWLRLPLSFLPFPSASPVTASPSLLYLWVDTAAPFPPAADAAAKSQTKSLVVCNPLSGSYRLLPPLGSAWSRHGTVIAGPGGSVVIVTELAALSYAPSPDRWLKFPLSLPSKPRSPIMMSGSVFALCDVGAPWRSQWKLFYCSLADLGRAHGWAPIERHEWGDVFDIFKRPRLLAGAGGRQLLMIGGLRSSFVLDAPCSTVLILRLDLDTMEWDEAGRMPLEMYRCFGGGFSSPLEVVAAAAAGANNKVKVFGGDGKVWFSGKRVRGKLAMWEEGAGKSDGGLWSWVDGIPGYPEGMYRGFLFDAGFTSTP; this is encoded by the coding sequence ATGCGCGTCTGTCGAGCGGCGGGAGAGGAGGTCGCCGCTGGAGCCGAGGAGGCGGAGGCGGCGTGCCCGATCCAGCTCCTCCCACAGGACGCGCTCCACAACGTTCTCGGCCGCCTGCCTCTCCACCAGGCCCTCGCCTGCCGGCCCGTCTCTCGCCTCTTCCTCGACGCCCTCTCCTCAcctcccttcctctcctcccTCCCCTCGCTACGACTCCTCGCGCTCCGTCACCCGCGCGCGGCCTCCGCGCCGCACCCTTCGCTCCACGCCTTTGACCCCGACCTTCGCCGCTGGCTCCGGCTCCCGCTCTCCTTCCTGCCCTTCCCCTCGGCCTCTCCCGTCACCGCCTCCCCCTCTCTTCTCTACCTCTGGGTCGACACCGCCGCCCCCTTTCCCCCCGCCGCCGATGCCGCCGCCAAGAGTCAAACCAAGTCGCTCGTTGTTTGCAACCCCCTAAGCGGATCCTACCGTCTTCTTCCCCCGCTTGGCTCCGCCTGGTCTCGCCATGGAACCGTGATCGCGGGACCTGGTGGATCCGTCGTCATCGTCACCGAACTCGCGGCACTGTCCTATGCGCCTAGCCCGGATCGATGGCTCAAGTTTCCACTCAGCCTTCCTTCCAAACCCCGGAGCCCGATTATGATGTCGGGTTCCGTCTTTGCCCTCTGCGACGTCGGCGCCCCCTGGAGGAGCCAGTGGAAGCTCTTCTATTGTAGCCTCGCAGACCTCGGCAGAGCCCACGGCTGGGCTCCGATTGAGCGGCACGAGTGGGGGGACGTGTTCGACATCTTCAAGCGGCCACGGCTACTTGCGGGGGCAGGTGGTCGCCAGCTTCTGATGATCGGAGGCCTGAGATCGTCCTTCGTGCTGGACGCACCGTGCTCGACGGTGCTGATCCTCCGGTTGGACCTGGACACCATGGAGTGGGATGAAGCAGGGAGGATGCCGTTGGAGATGTACCGGTGCTTTGGAGGCGGCTTCTCCAGTCCTTTGGAAGTGGTGGCTGCTGCTGCAGCTGGTGCCAATAACAAGGTGAAGGTTTTTGGTGGAGATGGCAAGGTGTGGTTTTCTGGGAAGAGAGTAAGAGGAAAACTGGCAATGTGGGAAGAAGGTGCAGGAAAGAGTGACGGGGGTCTGTGGAGTTGGGTTGATGGTATCCCAGGTTACCCCGAAGGTATGTACAGGGGTTTTCTCTTTGATGCTGGATTCACCTCAACACCGTGA